The Fischerella sp. PCC 9605 genome includes the window CTTCGCCAAATTAGTAGGAGGCTAGCTATATGTTTCAATTTTTAATTAATCTCAGCAGTAAATCAAATATATTTAGCAAAAGTTATTATTTTAATTAACATTTTTTAATATTGAAAACAGTAAAAACTAATGTAACGATCCGGAAATTAAGAATGTTTTCTTCTCTATGGCATAACAAATGGTTATTGCTATAGGTCGAATCAAAAAAGAGTGGATGTATATTGTTTAACACAATATCTTCCACCCGTATAGTTATGCAGTTCAGTACATTTCTATCAACAAAAGTATGATTTTACTCAGGTTTGTCAGGCTTGAGTTACATCTTCTTGACTTAATTGCTGTTCAACATTACTGATAGCAGCATTTAGACCAGCAAGTCTTGTTTCTAAATCATCTCTTATTGCCTTGAGGAATCTCAGTTTACGTTGCAGCTGAGTTCTCCGAGAAAAAGAATCATCACTATAGCAAGAGTTATACCAAAAGAAGGGAAACATAGTTGACCTTTCCAAATCAAACCCTATTTAAATTTTGGCGAAATTATTTTCAAAAGAGGGGAAAGCAGATGGGAGGATAACCGATCTATGTTTGTTGGTTGTTCGTGGTTGGTTGTTGGTGGTAATTAATGAGTTTTTCCACCTTCTGGCTTCTGCCTTCTTCTAGCGAACTCCTACGAACCCAGCCTGTTCAATCGCCTTTTGTCCTTGGTCGGTAAGTAAAAGTTTGGCATAGGCTTCACCAGCTTGCTGTTCTTGACCATTGTTTTGTTTAACGATCACAAACAGGTTAGTGGTAATGGGATAACTGCCATTTTTGATTGCTTCAGTATTAATCTGGTTACGCTGACGTGGACATTGCTCAGGTGTTACTAGTGGTTCCTGGTAAAGCGGAATTAGCTCAGTAGAAGTACGACCCAACGGTAAAGGCTTTACACTACATTGAGGAACTACAGCACGAGCAGAAGCGTAATACACACCCCCAGGGGTATTACTGACTTGGCGTAGTGCTTCTGTAGTGGAAGACACATACTTGACATTAGTCCCAAGTTGTCTATTTGAGCCTTCGTTGGTAGAGAATATTACTGCGTCTGCCTTTTCTAGACGTTGAGAGAAAGGGGTGATGGGTAAGTCTGGGCCACCTACCTGTTTCCAGTTGGTAATCTGCCCCAAATAAATCTGCTGCAACTGATCAACAGTTAAGCCTGGCAGATTCAGTGATGGGTTGACCGCCACTGCTATGCCATCAACGCCAACCTGACGTTGTTCAAGTCTAAAGCCTCGCTGTTTGGCTAGGGTGCGTTCTTCCTCTGTGAGGGGACGGGAAGACTGAGCGAAATCTAATTTCCCGTCAAGCAACATGCGTATGCCTGAGCTAGAATCAGGACTGCCGTTTGTGGGATCTTGGTAGCGCAACTGTAATTCTGGGCGATCGCTCTGAATCTGCGCATCTACCAATTGGCGGATCGGTGCCCAGGCTGTACTACCACCATAGTTGACCGAGGCAACTGGAACATTATCGACACTCTCAAAGTTAGACACAACACGTGAGGTAGTATCTGAACTTTGACCAGAATCAGAAACAGCACTCTTGCGAACTAACGTGTATGGTCTTAACAGCCACCATGCTATTCCACCAAGAACCAAAATAGTCAATACTTTGCCAATTAGCAAACCTCTCAGAAAGAGTGCAAATTCTCCGTCAATTACGAGTCTTCTTCTGTTTGTATTGTCCATATGATTGCTGTGTCAATTTCAGTTATGAAGCACTTATTTATCGCCATAAATGATTTGGTAGATGCAAATTAATTGCAAATCATTTCACGTTTGATTTGACTAGTTGTAAAATTATGTAACCTATTACGAACTGGTTCAAAAAACTGTTGTATGAACCTGAGTGATTGAGGAGGTTGGCTTGGGTTTAAAATACTTGTTTGCAAAAAAAGATAGAGAAAAAATATTACTAGCAAACTCGTGCTAGCACCAAAGCCCATTCCCAGCCACAAAATGGTTTTCTTATAGAGCACAGAATCATGATTATGAGTGATTCTATCTTTAACAACAGGTAGTGAAGACAGCTGCCTAGCAGAAATCAGCGCCTGCAAAGCTTCTGCTGCTGATTGGTAACGCTGGCTAAAGCGATCGCGAACCATTGTATCTAAGACATTTGCGAGGCTGTTACTTACCCTTACCTTGTCGCGCCAGATAATTTCTCTTGTATTAGGATCTTTTGGTATTTGGTCAGGTTTTAAGCCTGTCAAAGCTTGAATACCAATCATGCCAATTGCATAGACATCGCTGCAAAGTTTTGGCTTACCTTTGCTTTGTTCGCTTGGCATATAACCAGGAGTGCCAACTGCAACTGTTACGCTAGTTTGTCCTTGCTCGTTAACTTCTAAAGCACCGATTTTTTTAATACTTCCAAAATCAATTAGCACAATCCTCCCATCACTATGTCGCCGCATTAAATTTTGTGGCTTAATATCCCGATGAATTATGTTATTTTGGTGGACAAAAACCACTACTTCTAGAATTTCCTGTAATAAGTTAAAGACAGCATCCTCTCTCAGACATATGCCTGAAAAAATTTCTTTGGTTATGTCATGACCGTCAATAAATTCTTGGACTAAATAAAAATCTCCCTTTTCATCAAAATGGGCAAATAATCGCGGAATTTGGTCGTGGTCATCACCCAGTTGATATAAAACTTCTGCTTCCCGAGCAAATAAGCTTTTAGCAATTGGCACATAATCTGGATTGAGACCTTTGGGTTTGAAATGTTTAACTACACAATAAGGTTGCCCAGGTAAATCTAGATCGACAGCCAAGTAGGTATCGCCAGAACCTCCGCTCCCTAAAAGTTTAATTATTTTGTAGCGATTCCGAAGCGTTATCCCGATGAGAGGGAGAAGGTGCTGTCTCATAGCTTGCATTCTGAATGCGAGATTACTGAGCAGTAATTGGTAATAATTAATTCGTAATTGGTAAAACCATACAGACAAATACAGCCCAATCTAAAGACGATGCTGGGCAATTTTTGTTTCGTAGTAAATAAGTTTGATAAACTTATCCTTAATTTATAAATACGAATTGCAAATTATACAGTCGATACCTTTTTAGGCATCTTAATCTCAATAATTTTAATATAGTACAAACTAAATTTAAACCCATACCTTAAGTAAATTTAACACCAACTCCATAGCAAAAATAACAGTTCAGTTTGCTTATAGCACAAAGCACTTGTGAAAAGGAGCCAGACACATGGGACTGGCGCCCTACTGAAGGCAAAAAGTACCGCGGCGTATGACTTTGCTATCAATGACTGTAAAAAAAATCAGTAATTAAAGCTTATACGTACGTACTCATTCGGAAGGCTTATCACCTGTTTCTTTCATCTCAATGTTCAGATTGGGTAATCCCTCTAGTTTTTCTAGAGGTGAAACTTCTTCTGTCAGAGGCACAAAAACTTTTAAACTTGCTGGCAAGCACTTAATCTCTACAGGAGTTTTTCCTAAAAGTTCACCATCAACAACAACTTTTTGAGGTGGGTCAGTTGTAATTTTGAACTGTTTGGCTCGTAAGTAACCAATATCACTTCTTTCCACAGCCTCACCCGTAGAAGCAGTTTGAAACAGATGAAAGGTAGCCGCGATCGCTGCTGCTTTATTTACCGGAGCTACTATGGTTAAATCTAGCAATCCATCATCTGCGATGATTCCCGCCGGCCCCTGTGCTAAAACAGAGGTTGGAGGTGCGGCATTCGCTACTGTTACTGCTGCTGCGGAAGTTTTAATAACCTTGTCTTCAGTTTCAATTTCTACGTCAAATGACTGCAATTGCCGCAATTGTTGGAATCCGGCGATGATGTAGGCCAAGACACCAAAACGATTTTTTGCTTCCCGGTCTGCTTTTTCCACAGTTTCAGCTTCAAAGCCAATACCTGCCAGCAATACCATTGGATAGCCGTTACAATCAGCAGTATCCACAATCCGAGTACCACCCTGTAAAATTGTTTCGCAGGCGGCTTCAATGGTGTCAGGAATTCCTAAAGCTGTGGCAAAGGCGTTGGCTGTTCCCCGAGAAATAATACCAAACGGAATATCACTACCCACCACAGCAGCCGCAGCAGATGACAGAGTGCCATCTCCTCCGGAAACAATAATGGCTTCTACTCCCCTTTCCACTGCGGCACGGGCCAGTTCATCGGCACCAATTTCTTCAGTAGTGAAGTGGATATCTAGATCAATTTCCGGCTCTAAGATTTCCTGAATCTTTGCCAAATCTTGCTCTGAGTCACCTTGACCCGCAACTGGATTAAAGATGAGGCAGGCTGAACGTTTCATATAGTGAAATAGTTTAATTATTAAAGTCCCCTACTTAATTATTAACGTAAGTAGCCTTCATGAACTGCGTACACCAGCAGGCATGAAGGCTAATTATCTGTTCGGCTTAGTATGAACAGCACCTGGTCAAGAGTAACTGGTTTACCCTACCCGCATTCAACAAGTAGAAGCAGAAGTTAGTTTGTGAAAGCGCCACACAAAAATCACTCCTGCGATCGCCACTCCAATCGACTGTCCTATCCACAATCCAACACCCCCAATATCAAAGTAAAATCCCAGCAGATAGCCACTGGTCAACCCTACACCCCAAAATGCCAGTAAACTTAGCAGCATCGGTATACGTGTATCTTGAAGTCCATATAATGCGCCCATTGCTGTCTTTTGTACACCATCCAACAGTTGAGCCAAGGCTGCAATCATGAGCATTGGCACTGCCAGTTTTAGTACGTTGGCATTTTCTGGATTATGAATATCCAAAAATATTCCAACCACTTGCTGGGGATACGCAAGCAGTATGATTCCTGTTAGTGTCATAAATACTACCGCCATCGATATACTGACATACCCCGCCCGTCTCGCACCCTCAAGGCTTTGCTGTCCCAGCCACACACCGACTCTAGCAGTCGTAGCAAAAGACATACCTAGAGGCACCATAAAAATCACGACAATAGTTTGAAAGACGATCTGGTGTGCCGCCAACACTTCGGTTCCCAACAAGCCCATAAAGTAAGTAATAACCGTGAACAGCCCATACTCCAAGGCAATAGTTACTGCAATCGGTATCCCAATCCACACCAACTTCTGGAGAATTTGCGGTGTCAGCCGATGTAAACCTTGCAAGAATCGGTAATCCTTCAGTTGCTGATGTTTGAGCGTGTAGCCAAGCAAAATCAGGAACATAACCCAGAAACTGAGGCCACTTGCCAAGCCCAACCCCGCCAGTTCCATCCGTGGAAATCCAAACTTGCCAAATCCTAAAACGTAATTGCCTATGACATTAACGAGCGTTCCCACAATGACAATTGCCATCACCGGACGGGCTTGAGAGAGTGCAGAGACATAGCTTCTTAGCATGGCAAACCCCAAAGCTGGGAAAATTCCCCACAAAATGAAGTCTAAATATCTATCTGCTAGCGCCACAGTCTGTTGTGCTTGCCCAAGCTGAATCATTACCGAATCCAGATGCCCAATCAAAAACATCATGGGGATGCCAAAAAGCAGCGAGAGCCATAGCCCTTGACGTGCAATCTGCTCGATTTGCGTTTTTCTACCTGCCCCGTAAGCCTCCGCAACCAACGGACTCACTGCCATGACAACGCCGCCTATAGTATTTAGCAAAAGCTGAAAGGTAGTTGATGCTAATCCACCTGCTGCCAAGGTTTCCTGTCCCAAATGCCCCATGATCAGAGTATCTGCAAATCCTACAGCAGCTTGGGCAACTTGAGCACTTGCTAAAGGAATAGCGAGTTTGAAGAATTCCTGGATTTCTCTTCGGATATTCGAATTAGCAAACGTTTTAGTGGCCATTAAAGTGCCTCTTTGCTGTAAATTTGGTTCATGGCTTAAAATTTAAGAAAATTTAATGATTTCGGACTACTCAAACCTTGCGCGACTCTCAGAATCTTGCGGCAAGTTTTGAGTCTGAAAAGGCTCTCATCCCAAAAGCCCTGAAACTTCAGTGTATAGAAAGCCGGATCGCCAGATGCAAGCATTAGCACTCCCATCTACAAAGATGGTTCATCTGCCAAAAAACGGACTCCATCCTCCAATCTGTTCCAGTGAACCCCAGGGTTGGAAAAACATTGTGGTCGAAGAATTTTGCCAACCTCCGGGACAGGAGACGTACCAAAGTCAAACAGAGCACACGATCTGCATATCTCTAAACAATCGTCCGTCTCGCCTGTCACAAGTGATGGGCGATCGCCGCTATACTGGTCTTTTCACTCAAGGTGATATTGCCATCGCTCCTGCTGGACAGTTGTTCTTCTGCCGATGGAGTGAACAGGACAAATACCTGCGTATCCGGATTGCCTCGCAGTTTCTCCAACAAGTTGCCCAAGAAGCCTTTGAAATTAATTGCGATGGCGCAGAACTGTTGTCAGAGTTTCGAGTCCGGAATCCCCAAATTGAGACGATCGGCATGATGCTCCTGACGGAACTTAAGAATGGAGGGCTAGCAGGACAGCTTTATGTTGAATCGCTGACGAATGTGCTAACCGTGCATTTGCTCAGGAATTATTCTGCCGTCCAACCTTATGTTGCTTCACATAATGGGAAACTAAGCGATCGCCAGCTAATTCAAGTGACTGATTACATCAACGATCATCTGGCTCAAGACATCAAACTATCTGACTTAGCTAAATTGCTAGGAATGAGCCAATTTCACTTCAGCCGGCTCTTCAAGCAATCAATCGGAGTAGCACCTCACCAATATGTGCTTCAGCAACGGCTAGAACGGGCAAAGCAGTTACTTCAAGAAACAGAACTACCAGTAATGGAAATTGCTATGTTGTCTGGCTTCAGTAGTCATAGCCATCTAGGTAAATGGATTCGACAACATACAGGAATGACTCCAAAAGCCTACCGATTAAAAGGGAAGAGGGAATAGAGAACTCTTAACAGGGAAATCCCCTCCTCGCGAGTACCTGTACAACCAGTCCCCTTTACTATGTAAAGATACGTAAAGCCAGAAAAATAAACTTAATGGCGATCGCCAGAGTGCAACACCGAAGCGTCACCCACTGCGGTAGTCTAGATGAAGTGAATTTATCTCTCCCCTTTGACATACTGCTTTATGACATCAGTGGTTTCCAGTCCGAGCCGTACAATCCGCATTGGTTCTCGCAAAAGCCAACTCGCTCTGATTCAAACTTATTGGGTACAAGAACAACTCCAAAAAAGCTTTCCAGATATTTCTTTTGAAGTCCATACCATGTCCACTCACGGCGACAAAATCTTGGATGTGGCTTTAGCCAAGATTGGTGATAAGGGACTGTTTACTAAAGAACTCGAACTGGGAATGATTAATCAGGAAATTGACTTTGCTGTTCATTCTCTCAAGGATTTGCCCACTCGCTTGCCAGAGGGTTTAGCCTTAGCAGCCATCACAGAACGAGAAAATCCCGCCGATGCTTTAGTGGTGCATGAAAAGCACAAAGACAAGCAAATCGATACCCTACCAGCAGGTGCGGTAATTGGTACATCATCCCTGCGCCGACTGGCACAATTGCGGCATCACTTCCCCCACTTTACCTTTAAAGATGTGCGTGGCAATTTGAACACGCGCATGGCAAAGCTAGATGCGGGTGAGTACGATGCTTTGATTTTGGCGGTAGCTGGGTTGCAGCGTTTAGGAATGGGCGATCGCATTCATCAAGTTCTGCCAAAAGAAATTTCTTTGCACGCCGTCGGACAAGGCGCATTAGGTATTGAATGCCGTGCCGAAGATACAGAATTGATATCGCTCCTCAAAGCAATTGAACATCCCGAAACACGCGATCGCTGTTTGGCAGAACGCGCTTTCTTGCGGGAACTAGAAGGTGGCTGTCAAGTACCCATTGGTGTAAATACTGAAATTAATGGTAAGAATTTAACGCTAACAGGTATAGTTGCCAGCGTGGATGGTCAAAAGCTCGTCAAAGATACGATCGCAGGCTCTACCAAAGATGCTGAAAAGCTGGGTATAGAGCTAGCACAGCGCTTGCGCGAACAAGGAGCGCAGGAAATTTTGGATCAAATCTTTGCCGAGATCCAGCGTGGTTCTTGAGGTTTGCTACCAGCAAATGTGATGATATTTTAAGAAAGATTTCAGTTGCTCGGCAGGTCTACCAGACGCGATGTTTTGCGCTTGGCAGTTTTGCAGGGAAAGATTGAACACCTAGGCAGAATCGGGAAACATAAATTACCATGCGGATTCTTTTTGTTGCAGCAGAAGCAGCTCCCATTGCGAAAGTTGGTGGAATGGGTGATGTAGTCGGAGCATTACCGAAAATCCTGAGACAAATGGGTCATGATGTGCGAATTTTCATGCCTTACTACGGCTTCCTGCCAGACAAAATGGAAATTCCTAAAGACTGGATTTGGCAGGGATATGCAATGTTCCAGGACTTTACTGTTTACGAAACGATTCTGCCTGGTACTGATGTTCCCTTGTACTTATTTGGACATCTGGCTTTTGGGGGTCGCAACATTTACTCTGGAGAAGATGAACATTGGCGGTTCACATTGTTTGCCAATGGTGCAGCCGAGTTTTGCTGGAATTACTGGAAGCCGGAAATTGTCCACTGTCACGACTGGCATACAGGCATGATTCCCGTCTGGATGCATCAGTCTCCTGATATTACCAGCGTTTTTACGATTCATAACCTTGCTTATCAGGGCCCGTGGCGTTGGTATTTGGAAAAAATTACCTGGTGTCCCTGGTATATGCAAGGACACAACACAATGGCAGCAGCTGTGCAGTTTGCTGACAGGGTGACTACAGTTTCCCCGACTTATGCCCAACAAATCAAGACTCCTGCCTACGGCGAACAGCTAGAAGGGTTGATGTCCTTTATTAGCGGTAAGCTATCAGGTATTCTCAATGGCATCGATACAGAAGTTTACAATC containing:
- a CDS encoding PstS family phosphate ABC transporter substrate-binding protein; protein product: MDNTNRRRLVIDGEFALFLRGLLIGKVLTILVLGGIAWWLLRPYTLVRKSAVSDSGQSSDTTSRVVSNFESVDNVPVASVNYGGSTAWAPIRQLVDAQIQSDRPELQLRYQDPTNGSPDSSSGIRMLLDGKLDFAQSSRPLTEEERTLAKQRGFRLEQRQVGVDGIAVAVNPSLNLPGLTVDQLQQIYLGQITNWKQVGGPDLPITPFSQRLEKADAVIFSTNEGSNRQLGTNVKYVSSTTEALRQVSNTPGGVYYASARAVVPQCSVKPLPLGRTSTELIPLYQEPLVTPEQCPRQRNQINTEAIKNGSYPITTNLFVIVKQNNGQEQQAGEAYAKLLLTDQGQKAIEQAGFVGVR
- a CDS encoding serine/threonine-protein kinase; amino-acid sequence: MRQHLLPLIGITLRNRYKIIKLLGSGGSGDTYLAVDLDLPGQPYCVVKHFKPKGLNPDYVPIAKSLFAREAEVLYQLGDDHDQIPRLFAHFDEKGDFYLVQEFIDGHDITKEIFSGICLREDAVFNLLQEILEVVVFVHQNNIIHRDIKPQNLMRRHSDGRIVLIDFGSIKKIGALEVNEQGQTSVTVAVGTPGYMPSEQSKGKPKLCSDVYAIGMIGIQALTGLKPDQIPKDPNTREIIWRDKVRVSNSLANVLDTMVRDRFSQRYQSAAEALQALISARQLSSLPVVKDRITHNHDSVLYKKTILWLGMGFGASTSLLVIFFLYLFLQTSILNPSQPPQSLRFIQQFFEPVRNRLHNFTTSQIKREMICN
- a CDS encoding YegS/Rv2252/BmrU family lipid kinase, with protein sequence MKRSACLIFNPVAGQGDSEQDLAKIQEILEPEIDLDIHFTTEEIGADELARAAVERGVEAIIVSGGDGTLSSAAAAVVGSDIPFGIISRGTANAFATALGIPDTIEAACETILQGGTRIVDTADCNGYPMVLLAGIGFEAETVEKADREAKNRFGVLAYIIAGFQQLRQLQSFDVEIETEDKVIKTSAAAVTVANAAPPTSVLAQGPAGIIADDGLLDLTIVAPVNKAAAIAATFHLFQTASTGEAVERSDIGYLRAKQFKITTDPPQKVVVDGELLGKTPVEIKCLPASLKVFVPLTEEVSPLEKLEGLPNLNIEMKETGDKPSE
- a CDS encoding MATE family efflux transporter, whose product is MATKTFANSNIRREIQEFFKLAIPLASAQVAQAAVGFADTLIMGHLGQETLAAGGLASTTFQLLLNTIGGVVMAVSPLVAEAYGAGRKTQIEQIARQGLWLSLLFGIPMMFLIGHLDSVMIQLGQAQQTVALADRYLDFILWGIFPALGFAMLRSYVSALSQARPVMAIVIVGTLVNVIGNYVLGFGKFGFPRMELAGLGLASGLSFWVMFLILLGYTLKHQQLKDYRFLQGLHRLTPQILQKLVWIGIPIAVTIALEYGLFTVITYFMGLLGTEVLAAHQIVFQTIVVIFMVPLGMSFATTARVGVWLGQQSLEGARRAGYVSISMAVVFMTLTGIILLAYPQQVVGIFLDIHNPENANVLKLAVPMLMIAALAQLLDGVQKTAMGALYGLQDTRIPMLLSLLAFWGVGLTSGYLLGFYFDIGGVGLWIGQSIGVAIAGVIFVWRFHKLTSASTC
- a CDS encoding helix-turn-helix domain-containing protein, encoding MYRKPDRQMQALALPSTKMVHLPKNGLHPPICSSEPQGWKNIVVEEFCQPPGQETYQSQTEHTICISLNNRPSRLSQVMGDRRYTGLFTQGDIAIAPAGQLFFCRWSEQDKYLRIRIASQFLQQVAQEAFEINCDGAELLSEFRVRNPQIETIGMMLLTELKNGGLAGQLYVESLTNVLTVHLLRNYSAVQPYVASHNGKLSDRQLIQVTDYINDHLAQDIKLSDLAKLLGMSQFHFSRLFKQSIGVAPHQYVLQQRLERAKQLLQETELPVMEIAMLSGFSSHSHLGKWIRQHTGMTPKAYRLKGKRE
- the hemC gene encoding hydroxymethylbilane synthase encodes the protein MTSVVSSPSRTIRIGSRKSQLALIQTYWVQEQLQKSFPDISFEVHTMSTHGDKILDVALAKIGDKGLFTKELELGMINQEIDFAVHSLKDLPTRLPEGLALAAITERENPADALVVHEKHKDKQIDTLPAGAVIGTSSLRRLAQLRHHFPHFTFKDVRGNLNTRMAKLDAGEYDALILAVAGLQRLGMGDRIHQVLPKEISLHAVGQGALGIECRAEDTELISLLKAIEHPETRDRCLAERAFLRELEGGCQVPIGVNTEINGKNLTLTGIVASVDGQKLVKDTIAGSTKDAEKLGIELAQRLREQGAQEILDQIFAEIQRGS